The nucleotide window GAGAGGGGGGCTGCGGGGACAGGCCTGTCTGTCTCAGCATTCCGAGGGTTGGTATCAGTTGCTGGCTGGCCTAACCTATATTTCCATGCTGTAAAGCTGCATGGAAAGAGCACACAGGTCTGAGTAAGTGGGATGAAGAGGTGTGCAGGAAGTGTGGAGCTGAGATGGAGCTCCGCTGGTGGGGAGTGTATCCATCACCTGAGTGGTGGAGGAGAGTgctctctgtcttttttaaacCCCACAGGGTGAGGCCTGTCCTCACCAAATGCTTCTTTGCCTCCAGTCCTCGGGTCCTGCTTGGCTCAGGGAAACTGAATGTCCTGTTGTGGTGGTTAGCATGTACTCAGTATGTGTCCACATACATGGGCTGAATCGTAGTCTTCCTGACCCAACTATGAAAGCAGCAGGAGGCTATAAAATTAGCCAAAATATTGATAAACGATGACAAGCTATTTGATTAAAAAACCCAAAGCTTTTTCCAGTGGGAAAGATGTTTAGCACTAAACTAAACACCCGATGATATGAATCAATAGCTACATGTTTCGGTAAAGACAAGGGTGGTGAGGTGTCTGTGTACCTGGGAGCTTCTTTCTTTGACCTGTGAGAAAGGGTCCACCCCTCCCTACCACTTCCAGGGGAGTCTACACAGTTCTTGACTGGGCCACAGAACAGAACAAGCTCGACTGGGATGCAGCCTGTTTGGACTCAGCAATTTCAGGCTGTGACAGAGGGTGTCAGTTTCAGACACCCATAGGAGGAACATGAACCCATCTTTCCCTGGAATTAGGAGTTAAGATGTGAAAATCCCCACATCTCTCTGCAGGCCTCGGCAAGGTGATGGCTGGGAGCTAGCAACGGAGATTCTAAGAAGCAAGCTGCGGGAGGCAGCGGGAGCGAGAATCCGAAGCGCCCTGGTCTGGAGCTCCAGTCCCAGATGGAGAGGCCGCATTCGCTAAAGACTTGGAGCCCCGCACCCGGGGCGGAATGGCCTGGAGCTAGAGCCGGGAGAGGTTGACAGTAAAGTGAAGAtaacctcttccctcctcctcctgcttgaACAAAGGCGCCCTTGGAAGCTAGTACCCACAACCGCAGCGGGTTGGGAGGGCTGGGTCTCTCTTAGTCCCCTTCAGACGTAGCTCTCCAGTCCAAAAAGTTCCTGATCTCTGGGAAATATCACCAAACGACGCCAACCTCGCTCAACCTTCGCGGGTTCCTCCCATTTGGCCCCCAGCTCTGAGGTCCTGACCGTGCACCCCGACTTCTCCTCTTTGCTTAGGGGAGAAGCGGCTTCCAGGCGCCACCGGCTCGCGCTGCCCGAAATCGCTGCGCACAGAACGCGGACACGGTTCCTTTTCGTTCTGGTAGGGTTTCGTTTCTTGCATCAAAACGGGACTGAAATGAGCATCGCGGAGACCCGGTTCTCTAGAAAACGCGGCGCCGGAGGGCCTGGGACGGCTCGGTTTTTAGCTCCGAGGCCCGGCGGGATCTGGAGGAGGTAGCGTCTTGGGGACGCAGGCTTCAGGGCCGCCGCGTCTCGGAGTTGGAAGGGGTCGGTCAGCGCCCATCGGACTTGCGAGTTCGCAAGCGCAGCCACACTGGAATCCTTCTCCGCGTCGAGACGCGGTTCTGGAGAGAAAAAGCCCACCGTTTGTGCAACTCCACATCGTATCAGCTAGGACCGATGGCTCAGGGAGCAGCGGAAATTTCCGAGAGGGTTTTGCGGAGAATGTGTTGGCTGAGGATCTCCGAGCCCAAAAGCTGGATCTCTCAAAAGGCGCCACCAGCCCGGGTTGAGCGGGATCAGCGCTCGAGGCCAGAGGTGCGAAAGGTGGAGAGAAGGACCTGAGACTCCGGACTAAGGGCGGGAAAGTCCCATCCAGGAGGCACCTTGAGTATGTTGAGTCTCTTGAGTATTCCTAGTCTCAACTAGGCTAGGAACCGGCAACACCCTCTCCTCCAGGGCCCCTGAACCTTCACCAGCCCAGGTCCCTTCAACCGTGGGCTCACAATCTCTAAGACTCAAAACTCCGACGGTGGGCATGAAGCTGAAGATAGAGCCCACCGGGGATGCGGGTAATTAGCTAAATCTGAATAAAACCTTATTTTAGTAGTAAGCATTGATGTTAAGTGGTGGGAAATGTTAGCTAAAGCAGCTAATACAGTAGGCGTTTTCCTTCCCGCCTGGGAAAATCTTTGAGGAGAAAAATCTGCCTACCTAAATGCTTGCTGAAGTTATCACGTTATTGGATGAACGGGATTTTCTCGGTTAGTATGTGGTGGCCAGGTGAGACAGGGGTCATTGTCTGACAAACCAAGGCCCTCCCTCTCCAAACAGCTTTCTCCGAGGCAGTCAAGCAACTACAGCTAAAGCTTCAAAaatctttttattatattaataattgCATCAAATATCAGATTCACCTTGGCCTGGCCACGTAGCCTTGGCTTGCTGTCAAAGTAGTTCCTGGAGTCAAAGTGCCAACCTTGTCTTCTTTTTGCTGCTGTTTCACGAAACCCTGAATTTACCCACGgaaactcagaaggctgaggtccACTCTATACCAAAGTGGGAAACTAAAGCAATTGCTTTAGGTATCAaggccaatcttttttttttttcttaatgaaaggAAAAACTACAAATCCAAGGAAGAAAATGGACTGCAATAAACACaactctcttttctttaaaaaagtcaGATAACTGgcgatgcgtgtgtgtgtgtgtgtgtgtgtgtgtgtgtgtgtgtgtaaggcgtTTGGAGGGGTCTTAATTAGCAAACCAACTGTGGTTGCAGACCCTGGCGGACTATGACTAGCTATGACCTTAAAAGCCctcttcccccgccccccactcaAGAAGACTGTCCTGAGCGTCTAGCAGCCGGGTGGGCTCCCTGAGGAGGTCAGTGGTGAAGAAAGCCTGTTTGCTTATTGCAAGCCTTCCCCACTTTAGGTCCGAGAGGCCACAAGTGACTTGGAGAAGTGTGACCAAGGTTGCTGAGAAATGTCCCAAGACAGCGGAGTGAACACACCACACTGCCCTGCTTCCCACAGAACCAGGGCACGCAGGTGGACTTTCTCCTACCCCGATGCGCCCAGAGTTGTGATGACCACGAGAGCGAAGTACGGTCACAGCTCAAAGCTCTGGCGCGGGAAGGGCGGAGGGCCCCGCACTTTCAGGGATTGGACCAGTTTGGTCGTAAAGGAAACTAAGGTTGGCCAAAGGAGGGTCAGAAAAAAAGCTCCTAGGATGCTCCTGGGCTTGTGTCCTAaccagcctctttttttttttgaaagcgtGGAGGTCCCAACCTCACTTCCCGGGTGGGAGACCAGCACAACAGACCACAAGCTAATCGCCTGCGCACAGCCAAGGCTGATCCCCGAGCCTTGTCCGCAACAACTTCTGAACAACCCCGCCGTGGCACCGAGCCTCTCCCGCGTCCCCGTGTCACGACACAGCATGGACACTCACCCTGGAAGCGGTGGCCGAAGAAGCGATTCCGAAGCACCCAGGGGTAGAAGTGGAGAGGGTCCCGATGCTGGGCGCCGAAGAAAGAGTGAGGGGGTTGCAGCGAGGAGGCGCCCAGCTGGTGCGCCGGGTGCACCGTCAGCGCCGGGTGGTTCATGGCCTCGGGGAACACAAGCTCGGGCCCTCCGTAGAGCGAGCGACCGGCGCCCGCGGCGGCAGCGGCCGGAAAGCCACTCACAAAAGCCGCCTCGGCCGCACTGGGGTGAGGGTAGTTGAGTGCCGTGGGCCTGAGGGGTTCCTCTGAGGCTGCCACTGCCAGCGGATGGGAGCCCGCGCCCCCACTGCCAGGGCTCCCGCCCGTGCCACCATCCTTGGCCACCAAGGATTCTATGGTGAAACCCCGCTTGGCCGCAGGCTGGAACATGATCGCGGCCGCCGAAGCGGAGCGAGGTAGCGGGGCTCTGGGAAGCGCTCGGTTCCCTGGCGCTGGCGCTGCCGCCCTGCGGGGTGTGCACGGAGCCCAGCACATGCACTCACGCCCGCACTCCTCAcctcccccgcccgcccgcccgcccgcgctcGGCCCTTGCGGGCGAGCCTGGCGCGGAGCGGCGAGGGGCGTGCGAGAGTCCTAGCACCGAGTTGAGCCACTGCGCACGGCCAGGAGCGTGGTACCCGCGGCCCAGTGGGCAGCTCTCGGCAACCGCCCAGGCTCGGGCTGCGTGTGCTACTGTGAGTCGCTTCTGCGGTCCTCCTGGCTCTCTCCTTTACAAGTCACGCCGCGACCGACCCCCGCCCGCGATCCTCCTAGCACTGCCCGGCTGGGCCTCCGCTGCTGCTCTGCTTGGAGAGAGTTAGCGGGCACCTGCCCCGCGCTCGCCCATTGGCCGCCGCTCACCTGCCCCAaggtggggggcggggcggggcggggcgatGGATGGCGGGTGGGGGTGCGGTCCCCAGTCGGAGGCAAAAACCGGACTGGAACATTGGTACTCGATCTAgtgtctcccctccccaccccaccccgctctGCATCTTGATTTTCTGACTCGGCCCTTTAGCTGCCAAGGCAGACTGGTCTGAAGGGGACATCTGCAGTACTGGGTTCGAGGAAAAAAAACATCAACTCTTCCAGAGTG belongs to Peromyscus eremicus chromosome 3, PerEre_H2_v1, whole genome shotgun sequence and includes:
- the Emx1 gene encoding homeobox protein EMX1 isoform X2, producing the protein MFQPAAKRGFTIESLVAKDGGTGGSPGSGGAGSHPLAVAASEEPLRPTALNYPHPSAAEAAFVSGFPAAAAAGAGRSLYGGPELVFPEAMNHPALTVHPAHQLGASSLQPPHSFFGAQHRDPLHFYPWVLRNRFFGHRFQGDDVPQDGLLLHGPFARKPKRIRTAFSPSQLLRLERAFEKNHYVVGAERKQLAGSLSLSETQVKVWFQNRRTKYKRQKLEEEGPESEQKKKGSHHINRWRIATKQANGEDIDVTSND
- the Emx1 gene encoding homeobox protein EMX1 isoform X1, whose amino-acid sequence is MCWAPCTPRRAAAPAPGNRALPRAPLPRSASAAAIMFQPAAKRGFTIESLVAKDGGTGGSPGSGGAGSHPLAVAASEEPLRPTALNYPHPSAAEAAFVSGFPAAAAAGAGRSLYGGPELVFPEAMNHPALTVHPAHQLGASSLQPPHSFFGAQHRDPLHFYPWVLRNRFFGHRFQASDVPQDGLLLHGPFARKPKRIRTAFSPSQLLRLERAFEKNHYVVGAERKQLAGSLSLSETQVKVWFQNRRTKYKRQKLEEEGPESEQKKKGSHHINRWRIATKQANGEDIDVTSND